One genomic window of Xanthobacter dioxanivorans includes the following:
- a CDS encoding branched-chain amino acid ABC transporter permease has translation MDFSWDLLLNAVASGIMLGGFYAAVAIGVTIAFGMLDIVNIAHPAFIVLGSFLAYLSINGLGIDPFLSAGVFAVAGFLFGRVFYRAYYYFFERRGDDSLQGLAFFFGIMFIVEISLVLVFGVDYRLIDLPYLARTYEIGVVQIPLRLAAPCVAGVAMLVAIQLYMSRTFTGRAILAVAQDLEAVRFVGADPIRVKEIAFGIAVGSAIIAGVLLIVIQSVEPSIGREFIGRAFAICVLGGMTSLPGTLIAAMILGIAETMTSTFFGPSWSPAVAFGLLLATLAFRPAGILGR, from the coding sequence ATGGATTTCAGCTGGGACCTGCTGCTGAACGCGGTAGCCTCCGGGATCATGCTCGGCGGCTTCTATGCCGCCGTGGCGATCGGAGTGACCATCGCCTTCGGCATGCTCGACATCGTGAACATCGCCCACCCGGCCTTCATCGTGCTGGGGTCGTTCCTCGCCTATCTCAGCATCAACGGGCTCGGAATCGATCCCTTCCTGTCGGCGGGTGTCTTCGCTGTGGCGGGCTTCCTGTTCGGGCGCGTTTTCTACCGAGCCTATTACTATTTCTTTGAAAGGCGCGGCGACGATTCCCTGCAAGGGCTCGCATTCTTCTTCGGCATCATGTTCATCGTCGAGATCAGCCTCGTGCTCGTCTTCGGCGTGGACTACCGCCTGATTGACCTGCCCTATCTCGCCAGGACCTACGAGATCGGCGTGGTGCAGATCCCGCTCCGCCTCGCCGCCCCCTGTGTCGCCGGCGTCGCCATGCTGGTGGCCATCCAGCTTTACATGTCCCGGACCTTCACCGGGCGCGCGATCCTCGCCGTCGCGCAGGACCTGGAGGCGGTGCGCTTCGTCGGCGCCGATCCGATCCGCGTCAAGGAAATCGCCTTCGGCATCGCGGTCGGCTCGGCCATCATCGCCGGCGTGCTGCTCATCGTGATCCAGTCGGTGGAGCCGTCCATCGGCCGCGAGTTCATCGGCCGAGCCTTCGCCATCTGCGTCCTCGGCGGCATGACGAGCCTTCCGGGCACGCTCATCGCCGCCATGATCCTCGGCATCGCCGAGACAATGACCTCCACCTTCTTCGGGCCCTCCTGGTCGCCGGCGGTCGCCTTCGGGCTGCTGCTCGCCACTCTCGCCTTCCGTCCCGCGGGGATCCTCGGCCGATGA
- a CDS encoding branched-chain amino acid ABC transporter permease, protein MTVASHFSTPSARRTPRAFSLPVLLVGVALVALELFVGGGAGEYYLLLAYVILQYLVVATGWNILGGYAGYVNFGTAAFFAVGCYTTIALQKLADVPLPLSILAAGVVAGLLGLGTGYLTLRLRGVFFSIATLAMAVVLQTLIINWSFVGGARGTYILRPDPIAPFTTYVQYLLVLMTVLATASVLIAIAVERSWIGMGLAAIRDDELAAEASGVPGLRLKLIATTLCGALMGMAGAPFPYFITYVEPASAFSLAIAVNAIAMPLIGGTATWWGPVVGTVLLGTTQQVLTVTISSAANLLIVGILLVVFVTAAPTGVVGLVRGMRGGRK, encoded by the coding sequence ATGACCGTCGCCTCCCACTTCTCCACCCCCTCCGCCCGGCGGACCCCGCGCGCCTTCAGCCTGCCCGTGCTCCTCGTGGGCGTGGCGCTCGTCGCCCTCGAACTGTTCGTCGGCGGCGGCGCCGGCGAATACTATCTGCTGCTCGCCTACGTGATCCTGCAGTATCTCGTCGTCGCCACCGGCTGGAACATCCTCGGCGGCTATGCCGGCTACGTGAACTTCGGCACCGCGGCGTTCTTCGCCGTGGGCTGCTACACCACGATCGCGCTGCAGAAGCTCGCCGACGTTCCTCTGCCGCTCTCCATCCTCGCCGCGGGCGTGGTGGCGGGGCTGCTCGGCCTCGGCACCGGCTATCTCACGCTGCGGCTGCGCGGGGTGTTCTTCTCCATCGCCACGCTGGCGATGGCCGTGGTGCTCCAGACGCTCATCATCAACTGGAGCTTCGTGGGCGGCGCGCGCGGCACCTATATCCTGCGGCCGGACCCGATCGCGCCGTTCACCACCTATGTGCAGTACCTGCTGGTGCTGATGACGGTGCTTGCCACCGCGTCCGTGCTCATCGCCATCGCGGTGGAGCGGTCCTGGATCGGCATGGGCCTCGCCGCCATCCGCGACGACGAGCTCGCCGCCGAGGCCAGCGGCGTGCCGGGGCTCCGGCTCAAGCTCATCGCCACCACCCTGTGCGGTGCGCTGATGGGCATGGCGGGCGCCCCGTTCCCCTACTTCATCACCTATGTGGAGCCGGCCTCCGCCTTCAGCCTCGCCATCGCGGTGAACGCCATCGCCATGCCGCTGATCGGCGGGACGGCCACCTGGTGGGGGCCGGTGGTGGGCACGGTGCTGCTGGGCACCACCCAGCAGGTGCTCACCGTCACCATCTCGTCGGCGGCGAACCTGCTCATCGTCGGCATCCTGCTGGTGGTGTTCGTCACCGCGGCGCCGACCGGTGTGGTCGGCCTGGTGCGCGGCATGCGGGGAGGGCGGAAATGA
- a CDS encoding ABC transporter ATP-binding protein, which translates to MIMQRHVASGRAQSGDPPILEAKGVTKRFGGFVALDGVDFAMAPGERVALIGPNGSGKSTFVNCLSGALTPEAGSVRFEGRLVTGMPPWQRARAGLVRSFQIPRPFRRLSVIENIEVPLNFALAEPPPGGKAQRALEILESIGLGAKAYGSPKDLSQVELRKLELGRALAANPRLLIADEAMAGLSDSEVDEIVDLLERLNAQGIAIILIEHIMRAVMRFSQRIIVLVAGRKIADGLPGEVMRQDEVERAYLGQ; encoded by the coding sequence ATGATCATGCAGCGTCATGTCGCCTCCGGCCGCGCCCAGTCCGGCGACCCGCCGATCCTGGAGGCGAAGGGTGTCACCAAGCGGTTCGGCGGCTTTGTCGCCCTCGATGGGGTGGACTTCGCCATGGCGCCGGGCGAGCGCGTCGCGCTCATCGGTCCCAATGGCTCCGGCAAGAGCACGTTCGTGAACTGCCTGAGCGGTGCGCTGACCCCGGAGGCGGGCAGCGTCCGTTTCGAGGGGCGGCTCGTCACCGGCATGCCGCCCTGGCAGCGGGCGCGGGCGGGGCTGGTGCGCAGCTTCCAGATCCCGCGCCCGTTCCGCCGTCTCTCGGTGATCGAGAACATCGAGGTTCCGCTCAACTTCGCGCTGGCCGAGCCGCCGCCCGGCGGCAAGGCGCAGCGGGCCCTGGAGATCCTCGAAAGCATCGGCCTCGGCGCCAAGGCCTACGGGAGCCCGAAGGACCTGAGCCAGGTCGAGCTGCGCAAGCTGGAACTCGGCCGGGCGCTGGCCGCCAATCCGCGCCTGCTCATCGCCGACGAGGCCATGGCGGGGCTATCCGACAGCGAGGTGGACGAGATCGTCGACCTGCTGGAGCGGCTCAACGCGCAGGGCATCGCCATCATCCTCATCGAGCACATCATGCGCGCGGTGATGCGGTTCTCGCAGCGGATCATCGTGCTGGTGGCCGGGCGCAAGATCGCCGATGGCCTACCCGGCGAGGTGATGCGCCAGGACGAGGTGGAAAGGGCATACCTTGGCCAATAG
- a CDS encoding ABC transporter ATP-binding protein → MANSISIERLSAGYGAVRVLTDIDMHVASGETVALLGTNGNGKSTLIKCITGQVQPTAGRVSATIDGVEHNLAGRSTQDIINLGIAIVPEGRRLFPKLTVEENLLLGAFRAAARPRREESLAFCYEAFPRLRERRTQLAGSMSGGEQQMLAIARALMTLPKILLVDEPSVGLAPILVARTIDTIADLKQRLGLTVLMAEQNFPQAIRIADRGYVLVHGRIELTADDPQALRDSDIVRQLYLGGA, encoded by the coding sequence TTGGCCAATAGCATCAGCATCGAACGCCTCAGCGCCGGCTATGGCGCGGTGCGCGTCCTCACCGACATCGACATGCACGTGGCCTCCGGCGAGACGGTGGCGCTCCTCGGCACCAACGGCAACGGCAAGAGCACGCTCATCAAGTGCATCACCGGCCAGGTCCAGCCCACGGCGGGCCGGGTCAGCGCCACCATCGACGGGGTTGAGCACAACCTCGCCGGCCGCTCCACCCAGGACATCATCAACCTCGGCATCGCCATCGTGCCGGAAGGCCGGCGGCTGTTCCCCAAGCTCACCGTGGAGGAGAACCTGCTGCTCGGGGCGTTCCGCGCCGCCGCGCGGCCGCGCCGAGAGGAGAGCCTCGCCTTCTGCTACGAGGCCTTCCCCCGCCTGAGGGAGCGGCGCACCCAGCTCGCCGGCTCCATGAGCGGCGGCGAGCAGCAGATGCTCGCCATCGCCCGGGCGCTGATGACGCTGCCGAAGATCCTGCTGGTGGACGAGCCATCGGTGGGCCTCGCGCCCATCCTCGTGGCGCGGACCATCGACACCATCGCCGACCTCAAGCAGCGCCTCGGCCTGACCGTGCTGATGGCGGAGCAGAACTTCCCGCAGGCGATCCGCATCGCCGATCGCGGCTACGTGCTCGTCCACGGGCGCATCGAGCTCACCGCGGACGACCCGCAGGCCCTGCGCGACAGCGACATCGTCCGCCAGCTCTATCTCGGCGGCGCCTGA